From Lolium perenne isolate Kyuss_39 chromosome 5, Kyuss_2.0, whole genome shotgun sequence, a single genomic window includes:
- the LOC127299359 gene encoding endochitinase A-like, with amino-acid sequence MANSPMAVLTFMALGLAAALLSAAGPAAAQNCGCQPGFCCSQFGFCGTTDPYCGKGCQSGPCTGSGSGSGSGGVGSIVSDAFFNAIKSKSSGGCAGQSFYTRAAFLNAAGSYSGFASGSSDAAKREIAAFFAHVTHETGHFCYIEEINGASQNYCDTSFSQWPCSSGAKYYGRGPLQLTWNYNYGAAGKSIGFDGLGSPQTVAQDPVVAFKTALWYWMTNVHGVLPRGFGATTRAINGAVECDGKNTAQMNARVGYYQDYCRQLGVDAGGSLTC; translated from the exons ATGGCGAACTCGCCCATGGCGGTGTTGACGTTCATGGCCCTTGGGCTAGCAGCAGCACTCCTCTCGGCCGCTGGTCCGGCGGCCGCGCAGAACTGCGGCTGCCAGCCGGGCTTCTGCTGCAGCCAGTTCGGCTTCTGCGGCACCACCGATCCCTACTGCGGTAAAGGATGCCAGTCCGGACCATGCACTGGAAGTGGAAGTGGAAGTGGTAGCGGAGGTGTGGGCAGCATCGTCAGCGATGCTTTCTTCAACGCAATCAAGTCCAAATCCAGCGGCGGCTGCGCAGGCCAAAGCTTCTACACCCGTGCGGCCTTTTTGAACGCCGCTGGTTCCTACTCCGGCTTCGCGTCGGGAAGCTCCGACGCCGCCAAGCGCGAGATCGCCGCCTTCTTCGCCCACGTCACGCACGAGACCGGAC ACTTCTGCTACATCGAGGAGATTAACGGTGCGAGCCAGAACTACTGCGACACCTCCTTCTCGCAGTGGCCGTGCTCTTCCGGGGCCAAGTACTACGGCCGCGGCCCGCTGCAGCTCACGTGGAACTACAACTACGGGGCGGCGGGGAAGAGCATCGGCTTCGACGGGCTTGGTAGCCCACAGACGGTGGCGCAGGACCCCGTGGTGGCGTTCAAGACGGCGCTCTGGTACTGGATGACCAACGTGCACGGGGTGCTGCCGCGGGGCTTCGGCGCCACCACCAGGGCCATCAACGGCGCCGTGGAGTGCGATGGCAAGAACACCGCGCAGATGAACGCAAGGGTGGGCTACTACCAGGACTACTGCCGCCAGCTCGGCGTCGACGCCGGGGGCAGCCTCACTTGCTAG